A region of Moorena producens PAL-8-15-08-1 DNA encodes the following proteins:
- a CDS encoding NHLP family bacteriocin export ABC transporter peptidase/permease/ATPase subunit codes for MEEVECGAASLGIILGYYHCFVPLPELRKVCGVSRDGSKASSVLKAARTYGLTAKGFKKSLENLKTLNPPFIIFWEFCHFLVVEGFGKNCVYLNDPETGPRKLSLEEFSQGYTGIVLVMEPGPDFKKIGKKTSIFSSLKNRLQTSKNSILFSILVGLILTCPRLIIPIFSQVFVDKILIEDYQDWLRPMLLAMVITAIVQGLLARLQLKVLRRLLVKLSVSMSGQFVWHILRLPVGFYAQRFSGEISDRAQLNDRVADVISGRLATTVIDVIMMGLYALLMFTYDILLTTITILFASFNFIALQYLSRNRTDANISLAQEYGKVAGTAIGGIQSIETIKASGLESDLFTRFAGYYTKALNAQQKLGLQTQILNALPNLLTALATASILLIGGLRVIKGELTIGMLIAYQLLTASFLKPINELINFGSTLQELEADINRLDDVLQNPIDQEAIRQPNQLASLTNNYSLTSDSFKLQGHVEFRNINFGYNRLESPLIEDFNLIIKPGQRIALVGSSGSGKSTIAKLACGLYVPWEGEILFDGIPRNQIPRAVLANSLAMVEQDIFLFAGTIRDNLTLWDTTIPESDLVKSATDAAIHESILFQPKGYDAPLSEGGANLSGGQRQRLEIARALVRNPTILVLDEATSALDAETELIIDRNLRRRGCSCIVVAHRLSTIRDCDEIIVLDRGNVVQRGTHEQLRQETGTYQHLISSH; via the coding sequence ATGGAAGAAGTAGAGTGCGGAGCAGCATCATTAGGCATTATTTTGGGTTATTATCACTGCTTTGTTCCCCTTCCTGAATTAAGAAAAGTATGTGGTGTATCACGGGATGGCAGTAAAGCCTCTAGTGTGCTTAAAGCAGCAAGAACCTATGGTTTGACTGCTAAAGGGTTTAAAAAGTCATTAGAAAACTTAAAAACTTTAAATCCGCCCTTTATCATATTTTGGGAATTTTGTCATTTTTTAGTTGTCGAAGGGTTTGGCAAAAATTGTGTTTACCTCAATGATCCAGAAACGGGTCCCCGTAAACTATCGTTAGAAGAATTTAGCCAAGGTTACACTGGAATAGTTCTAGTGATGGAACCTGGCCCAGATTTTAAAAAAATAGGAAAAAAAACAAGTATATTTTCTTCTTTAAAGAATCGTTTACAAACCTCTAAAAACTCAATTTTATTCTCCATATTAGTAGGATTAATTCTAACCTGTCCTCGGTTGATAATCCCTATATTTAGCCAAGTCTTTGTGGATAAAATTTTAATAGAAGATTATCAAGACTGGCTGAGACCGATGTTATTGGCTATGGTGATTACTGCAATTGTTCAGGGACTTCTTGCCCGTCTGCAATTAAAAGTATTACGCCGACTTTTAGTCAAACTTTCGGTTAGTATGTCAGGACAATTTGTTTGGCATATTTTACGCTTACCTGTAGGATTTTATGCTCAACGGTTTTCGGGTGAAATTAGCGATCGCGCTCAACTCAATGATCGGGTAGCAGACGTAATTTCTGGCCGTCTAGCAACCACTGTTATTGATGTGATCATGATGGGGCTTTATGCCCTATTAATGTTTACGTATGATATACTCTTAACCACGATCACGATTCTATTTGCCAGCTTTAACTTTATAGCCCTTCAATACTTATCTCGTAATCGGACAGATGCCAATATTAGTTTAGCCCAGGAATATGGAAAAGTAGCTGGTACAGCGATTGGTGGCATTCAATCAATTGAAACCATTAAGGCATCTGGACTCGAATCAGATCTGTTTACTCGATTTGCCGGTTATTATACTAAAGCCTTAAACGCTCAACAAAAATTAGGGTTACAAACACAAATCCTCAATGCACTTCCCAATCTCTTAACCGCCTTAGCTACAGCCTCTATCTTGCTAATCGGAGGCTTACGGGTTATCAAGGGAGAACTAACCATTGGAATGCTAATTGCCTATCAACTTTTAACCGCTAGCTTTCTCAAACCCATTAATGAACTGATTAATTTTGGGAGTACCTTACAAGAATTAGAAGCTGATATTAATCGCCTTGATGATGTGCTACAAAATCCTATTGATCAAGAAGCCATCCGTCAGCCCAATCAGTTGGCCAGTCTTACCAACAATTATAGTCTAACTTCCGACTCCTTTAAATTACAGGGTCATGTAGAATTTCGTAACATCAATTTTGGGTATAATCGCTTAGAATCTCCCCTGATTGAAGACTTTAATTTAATTATCAAACCGGGGCAAAGAATTGCTTTAGTCGGTAGTAGTGGTTCAGGAAAATCAACCATTGCTAAATTAGCCTGTGGATTATATGTTCCTTGGGAGGGGGAAATCCTTTTTGATGGTATTCCTCGCAATCAAATTCCTCGTGCTGTTCTTGCTAATTCCTTAGCAATGGTTGAACAGGATATTTTTCTTTTTGCGGGTACAATTCGAGATAATTTAACCCTTTGGGATACCACCATTCCTGAATCAGATTTAGTTAAATCTGCCACTGATGCCGCCATTCACGAATCAATCCTGTTTCAGCCAAAAGGATATGATGCTCCACTGAGTGAAGGGGGAGCAAATCTCAGTGGTGGACAACGACAACGCCTTGAAATTGCTCGCGCTTTAGTGAGAAATCCTACCATTCTCGTCTTAGATGAGGCAACCAGTGCTTTAGATGCAGAAACAGAATTAATCATTGACCGTAATTTACGACGGCGTGGGTGTTCCTGCATTGTCGTTGCTCATCGCCTCAGTACCATTCGAGATTGTGATGAAATTATTGTCCTGGATAGAGGAAACGTTGTTCAACGGGGAACCCATGAACAATTACGCCAAGAAACAGGAACCTATCAACACCTGATCAGTAGTCATTGA
- a CDS encoding GNAT family N-acetyltransferase yields MYKVKILNKYGEVFFYQHLCLPEFRAQLRELKSKSSFLAIGASYLDKPVGLIVAEILPNNRLAKIRSLFVTSAHRGQGVGTLLLTSLEKELVVRGCTKAEFFYELDIIKKSISTKLAALFEKCHWSLINVDLIYSSNFKKIYQSAFIHKENLLPSDMQIFPWKEITTQEKLVIKQTQKANCWIEEGLNPFKYDKKNESLNSLGLRYRGEVVGWMLTERVAVDTISYNCMFVRKDLQKMGRGIALFIEAIKRQKEANIPNGIWFVNQKNHLMIRFVKKYMYSYLTSIKEERVYSKLLL; encoded by the coding sequence ATGTACAAAGTTAAAATACTTAATAAGTATGGAGAAGTATTTTTTTATCAACATCTATGTCTTCCGGAGTTCCGTGCCCAACTCAGAGAGCTAAAATCAAAAAGCTCGTTTCTTGCAATTGGTGCTTCTTATTTAGATAAGCCAGTTGGTCTTATTGTAGCTGAAATATTACCAAATAATCGATTAGCCAAGATTCGTTCTCTTTTTGTAACTTCTGCCCACCGTGGTCAAGGAGTTGGAACTTTATTATTAACATCCTTAGAGAAGGAGTTAGTAGTTCGAGGTTGTACAAAAGCAGAATTTTTTTATGAACTGGATATAATAAAGAAGTCAATATCTACTAAACTAGCAGCTTTGTTTGAAAAATGCCATTGGTCTCTAATCAATGTTGATTTAATATATTCCTCAAATTTTAAAAAAATTTATCAATCTGCTTTTATCCATAAAGAAAATTTGCTTCCTTCAGATATGCAAATTTTTCCTTGGAAAGAAATTACTACTCAAGAAAAACTGGTTATTAAGCAAACACAGAAAGCAAATTGTTGGATTGAAGAAGGCTTAAATCCTTTTAAATATGATAAAAAAAATGAATCATTAAATAGTCTAGGCTTGCGGTATCGAGGAGAAGTAGTAGGATGGATGTTAACAGAGCGTGTAGCAGTGGATACTATATCTTACAACTGTATGTTTGTTAGAAAAGATTTGCAAAAAATGGGGCGTGGAATAGCATTATTTATTGAAGCAATTAAACGTCAAAAAGAAGCTAATATTCCTAATGGTATATGGTTTGTCAATCAAAAAAATCACTTAATGATTCGCTTCGTTAAAAAGTATATGTACTCTTACTTGACATCTATTAAAGAAGAAAGAGTGTATTCAAAATTATTACTGTAA
- a CDS encoding Nif11-like leader peptide family RiPP precursor: MSRESVLALIKAAEADQSLKAQLESAEGPEQVLAIAVSKGYDFTKKELLAVMQEQQLEFATATIEFSENAKALLKEVETNQELRAKLEEAGSLADMVQIAIAQGYQITEQEMESGLAYFEQQETELSEAQLEGVAGGAKNKSKCKKYNPGSVTINNN; the protein is encoded by the coding sequence ATGTCCAGAGAATCAGTATTGGCTTTAATCAAAGCTGCGGAAGCAGATCAGTCTTTAAAAGCGCAATTGGAATCAGCAGAAGGCCCCGAACAGGTACTAGCAATTGCAGTTAGTAAGGGTTATGATTTCACTAAAAAAGAGCTTTTGGCTGTGATGCAAGAGCAGCAATTAGAATTTGCTACAGCTACTATTGAATTCAGTGAAAATGCTAAAGCTTTATTGAAAGAAGTAGAGACTAATCAAGAATTACGGGCAAAGCTCGAAGAAGCTGGTAGTCTGGCTGACATGGTTCAAATTGCCATTGCTCAGGGTTATCAAATCACTGAACAAGAAATGGAATCAGGTCTCGCTTATTTTGAGCAACAAGAAACTGAACTATCTGAAGCTCAGTTAGAAGGTGTAGCTGGTGGTGCGAAAAATAAATCCAAATGTAAAAAATATAATCCAGGGAGTGTTACAATTAATAATAATTGA